CAGATAAACCTTCAGCTGCTTCAGCCACGCTTCGCCGTGCTGGTAGGCCGCCTGCGCTGCCGCAATGCTGAGCGGATTTTCAAAGCTATAGTGACGTGCCCGCCAAATTTCCCTCAAATTTTCATTTGGGATGATGATGTTTGAAAACATCAAGCCCGCCATGTTAAACGTTTTGCTCGGCGCCATGCAGGTAATGATCCGGTCCGTTTCCGGAAAAACTTTGGCCAGCGGCGTATGCACCTGACCGTTACGTAGCAAGTCGCAATGGATTTCATCGGAGATGATCCACAGATTGTTGCTAAGGCAAATCTCGCCGAACCGTTTCAATTCCTCCGGCGTCCAGACCCGCCCACTGGGATTGTGCGGATTGCAGAAAATACACAACGACACTTTCTCGTCTTGCGCTTTTTCCTCCAGATCCGCGAAATCCATCGTGTAGTACCCCTGATCGTTCACTAAAGCGGAGCACACCAATTCAATCTTGTTATAGTCGGCGGCATGTTTGAAAAAAGCATAGGACGGTGTGACGATCAAAATCTTTTCGTCCGGTTTGCAGATATATTCGACCAACTCATACAGCGCAGGAATAATGCCCGGCGAAGTGACGAGCTGCTCTTTGGCGAAACTCCAGTCATACTGGCGTTTTGTCCAATTAACGAAAGCCTGGTAGTACTCCGGATCAAACACCTTCGTATAACCAAAAATCCGTTTGTCCAAACGTTCTTTGATCGCACTAATAATTTCCGGCGGCGAAGCAAACTCCATGTCTGCAACCCACATGCGAACAAACTTGTCATCATCATAAGGAAACTGCATACTGGCAGGCGCTTGAAAAATATATTCCCTAAACCCATCGGTATTCATCGCATTGGTGTTTTTGCGGTCGATCATTTCATCAAAATTATACTGCATTGTTTTCTCCCCTTTTCTTTAAAAATAAGAACTGACAACCTCATTATCCCATACGCATTCCTAGGAAACAAACAACGTCTTTTCTATTTTAAAGAAACTTTCACTCATATTTGTTTCTTTAAAATATGCAAATAAGGCCAATCATGCTATGATCATAATAAATCTTATCAATCGCATCCTCATTTATGCTTTTTTCGTATTTTCACGAACCTTTTTCATACCTGCTCTGTTTTACAAATCAAATCCGCTTGGAGGAATCCGCCCGTGAGCAAGATAACGCAAGAGGTTGGACAAAA
The Azotosporobacter soli DNA segment above includes these coding regions:
- a CDS encoding PatB family C-S lyase; translation: MQYNFDEMIDRKNTNAMNTDGFREYIFQAPASMQFPYDDDKFVRMWVADMEFASPPEIISAIKERLDKRIFGYTKVFDPEYYQAFVNWTKRQYDWSFAKEQLVTSPGIIPALYELVEYICKPDEKILIVTPSYAFFKHAADYNKIELVCSALVNDQGYYTMDFADLEEKAQDEKVSLCIFCNPHNPSGRVWTPEELKRFGEICLSNNLWIISDEIHCDLLRNGQVHTPLAKVFPETDRIITCMAPSKTFNMAGLMFSNIIIPNENLREIWRARHYSFENPLSIAAAQAAYQHGEAWLKQLKVYLDGNFAFLKQYLERHLPKAVFRIPEATYLAWLDIGAYLPDEENMPLYFANQAGVLLEGGNMFVANSDGFIRLNLACPRAVLEEGLKRICAALNKAE